The following are from one region of the Dreissena polymorpha isolate Duluth1 chromosome 2, UMN_Dpol_1.0, whole genome shotgun sequence genome:
- the LOC127868425 gene encoding uncharacterized protein LOC127868425, with translation MTLRGKRNRPVPCIIPRDAIECLSFISNTKVREAVGIAKNNTYLFASTGQYNVRFYELLRAICGELSLSHPDRITSVNLRKYTATLSQVLNLKPNVLQWLCSHLGHTTRVHLDHYRQMSGFIERVKISKVLLMQDMNLTEKFVGKSLDEIGSIPFEGIFDDF, from the exons ATGACTCTTAGAGGGAAG AGAAACAGACCAGTGCCCTGTATAATTCCTAGGGATGCAATTGAGTGTCTGAGCTTTATCAGCAATACAAAAGTCAGAGAGGCTGTTGGTATCGCTAAGAACAACACATACTTGTTTGCAAGTACAG GACAGTACAATGTTCGTTTCTACGAATTATTGAGGGCAATTTGTGGGGAACTGAGTTTAAGCCACCCAGATAGAATCACAAGTGTGAACCTTAGGAAATACACTGCAACATTAAGTCAGGTGCTAAACCTTAAACCAAACGTGCTACAATGGCTGTGTAGCCACCTGGGTCATACAACGAGAGTGCACTTGGACCACTACAGGCAAATGTCTGGCTTCATTGAAAGAGTCAAAATCAGCAAAGTATTGCTGATGCAGGACATGAACCTTACAGAAAAGTTTGTGGGAAAGAGCCTTGATGAAATTGGGAGCATTCCTTTTGAAGGTATTTTTGAtgatttttag